The proteins below come from a single Geobacillus thermoleovorans genomic window:
- a CDS encoding HPr family phosphocarrier protein has translation MVEKQVEVKLKTGLQARPAALFVQEANRFSADVFLEKDGKRVNAKSIMGLMSLAIGHGAVITLIADGPDEQEAIEKLAAYVQKEK, from the coding sequence ATGGTGGAAAAACAAGTGGAAGTGAAATTAAAAACCGGGCTGCAGGCGCGCCCGGCGGCGTTGTTTGTCCAAGAAGCGAACCGTTTTTCCGCTGATGTGTTTTTGGAAAAAGACGGAAAACGGGTCAACGCGAAAAGCATTATGGGCTTGATGAGCCTCGCCATCGGCCATGGAGCGGTGATCACGCTCATTGCCGACGGTCCGGATGAGCAAGAAGCGATCGAAAAGCTCGCCGCCTATGTGCAAAAGGAAAAGTAA
- the whiA gene encoding DNA-binding protein WhiA — protein sequence MSFASETKKELTHLEVKPCCLRAELSALLRMNGSLSFSGGRMAIDVQTENAAIARRIYTLLKKGYDVAVELFVRKKMRLKKNNVYIVRVTDGAASLLRELHIVNGDFSLIHDISPELVKKKCCKRSYLRGAFLAGGSVNNPETSSYHLEIFSLYEEHNRALCELMNSHFFLNAKTLERKKGFITYLKEAEKIAEFLNIIGAHQALLRFEDIRIVRDMRNSVNRLVNCETANLNKTIGAALRQVENIRYIDETIGLDSLPAKLREIAKLRIEHQDVTLKELGEMVAGGKISKSGINHRLRKIDEIAERLRAGKPVDFHKSL from the coding sequence GTGTCTTTTGCATCGGAAACGAAAAAGGAATTGACCCATTTAGAGGTGAAGCCTTGCTGCTTGCGCGCGGAGCTGTCGGCGCTTTTGCGCATGAACGGTTCACTGTCGTTTTCCGGCGGGCGAATGGCCATCGATGTCCAGACGGAAAATGCGGCGATCGCTCGGCGCATTTATACGTTATTGAAAAAGGGCTACGATGTCGCCGTCGAGCTGTTTGTCCGCAAGAAAATGCGCTTGAAAAAAAACAACGTCTACATCGTCCGCGTGACCGACGGTGCGGCTTCTTTGCTTCGTGAACTTCACATTGTCAACGGCGACTTTTCGCTCATCCATGACATTTCCCCGGAGCTCGTCAAGAAAAAATGCTGCAAGCGCTCGTATTTGCGCGGCGCGTTTTTGGCCGGCGGTTCGGTCAACAACCCGGAGACGTCGTCCTACCATTTGGAGATTTTTTCGCTGTATGAGGAGCATAACCGGGCGTTATGCGAATTGATGAACAGCCACTTTTTTTTAAATGCGAAAACGTTGGAACGGAAAAAGGGGTTTATTACGTATTTAAAAGAGGCGGAAAAAATCGCCGAGTTTTTGAACATCATCGGCGCCCATCAAGCGCTGCTCCGCTTTGAGGACATTCGCATCGTCCGCGATATGCGCAACTCGGTCAACCGGCTTGTCAATTGCGAAACCGCCAATTTGAACAAAACGATCGGCGCTGCGCTTCGCCAGGTGGAGAACATCCGCTACATCGACGAGACGATCGGCCTTGATTCACTGCCGGCCAAGCTGCGGGAAATCGCGAAACTTCGCATCGAGCATCAAGACGTGACGCTGAAAGAGCTCGGGGAGATGGTTGCCGGTGGAAAAATCAGCAAATCCGGCATCAACCACCGGCTGCGCAAAATTGATGAGATCGCGGAGCGGCTGCGGGCTGGAAAGCCGGTCGATTTCCATAAATCGCTGTAA
- a CDS encoding gluconeogenesis factor YvcK family protein, with protein MRNERAAKLVVIGGGTGLPVLLRGLKQHELDLTAIVTVADDGGSSGRLRDELHIPPPGDVRNVLAALSDVEPLIVELFQHRFQNGNGLSGHSLGNLILAALTSITGDFVKAIREMSKVLNVRGQVLPAANKSVVLHAEMEDGSIISGESKIPSAGKKIKRVFLTPEDIEPLPETVDAIRRADLIVIGPGSLYTSILPNLLVPKIGQEVCKAKAKKVYICNIMTQAGETPHYTVSDHVEALHAHLGGPFLDAVIINSGAIPEAIRRRYEAERAEPVRDDSSGLSLQVIRDDIVTYEDGVIRHNTAKVAALLLGLLPHR; from the coding sequence ATGAGAAACGAACGAGCAGCGAAACTGGTCGTCATCGGCGGCGGCACCGGGCTTCCCGTCCTGCTGAGGGGGCTGAAGCAGCATGAATTGGATTTGACCGCCATTGTCACGGTCGCCGATGATGGAGGGAGTTCCGGGCGGCTGCGCGATGAGCTGCACATTCCGCCGCCCGGGGATGTCCGCAACGTATTGGCCGCGCTGTCTGACGTCGAACCGCTCATTGTCGAGCTGTTCCAGCACCGTTTTCAAAACGGCAACGGCTTATCCGGCCATTCGCTCGGCAATTTGATTTTGGCGGCGCTCACATCGATCACCGGCGACTTTGTGAAAGCGATCCGTGAGATGAGCAAAGTGTTGAACGTGCGCGGCCAGGTGCTGCCGGCGGCGAACAAAAGCGTCGTTTTGCACGCGGAGATGGAAGACGGTTCCATCATCTCTGGCGAGTCAAAAATCCCGAGTGCGGGAAAAAAAATTAAGAGGGTGTTTTTAACGCCGGAAGACATTGAGCCGCTGCCGGAGACGGTTGATGCCATCCGCCGCGCCGATTTGATTGTCATCGGGCCGGGCAGCCTATACACAAGCATCTTGCCGAATTTGCTCGTGCCGAAAATCGGGCAGGAAGTATGCAAGGCGAAGGCGAAAAAAGTATATATATGCAACATTATGACTCAGGCCGGCGAGACGCCGCACTATACGGTGAGCGACCATGTGGAGGCGCTTCATGCTCATCTTGGCGGCCCGTTTTTGGACGCGGTGATCATCAACAGCGGAGCGATCCCGGAAGCGATCCGCCGCCGCTACGAGGCGGAGCGGGCCGAGCCGGTGCGTGACGACAGCAGCGGGCTTTCGTTGCAAGTCATCCGCGACGATATTGTCACGTACGAGGATGGGGTCATTCGCCATAATACGGCGAAAGTCGCCGCCCTTCTTCTCGGGCTTCTCCCTCACCGTTAA
- the rapZ gene encoding RNase adapter RapZ, with product MGQNGALQPIQLVIITGMSGAGKTVAIQSFEDLGFFCIDNLPPTLLPKFLELVKESGNKMNKVALVMDLRSRDFFDHLFAALDELAEQAWVIPQVLFLDAQDSTLVARYKETRRTHPLAPNEPPLEGIRLERKLLEELKGRAQIIYDTTGLKPRELREKIIRQFSSHAQSGFTINVMSFGFKYGIPIDADLVFDVRFLPNPHYIEHMRPKTGLDDDVSSYVLKWGETQKFLEKLIDLLSFMLPYYQREGKSQLVIAIGCTGGQHRSVALAEYIARHFSDDYKTVVSHRDMERRKDIHR from the coding sequence ATGGGACAAAACGGGGCGCTGCAGCCGATTCAGCTCGTCATCATCACCGGTATGTCCGGCGCGGGAAAGACGGTGGCGATTCAAAGCTTCGAAGACCTCGGCTTTTTTTGTATTGACAACTTGCCGCCGACGCTACTGCCGAAATTTTTGGAGCTCGTCAAAGAATCCGGGAATAAAATGAACAAAGTCGCCCTTGTCATGGATTTGCGCAGCCGCGACTTTTTCGATCATTTGTTCGCCGCGCTCGATGAGCTGGCTGAGCAAGCGTGGGTCATCCCACAGGTGTTGTTCTTGGACGCCCAAGATTCGACGTTGGTGGCCCGCTACAAAGAAACGCGGCGGACGCATCCGCTTGCGCCGAACGAGCCCCCGCTTGAAGGAATCCGTTTGGAGCGGAAGCTGCTCGAAGAACTGAAAGGGCGGGCGCAGATCATTTACGATACGACGGGGCTCAAGCCGCGCGAGCTGCGGGAGAAAATCATCCGCCAGTTCTCATCGCACGCTCAATCCGGGTTTACCATCAACGTCATGTCGTTTGGGTTTAAGTACGGCATTCCAATTGATGCAGATTTGGTGTTTGACGTCCGCTTTTTGCCGAACCCGCATTACATTGAACATATGCGTCCGAAAACCGGGTTGGATGACGACGTATCGTCCTACGTGCTCAAGTGGGGGGAAACGCAAAAGTTTTTGGAAAAGCTCATTGACTTGTTGTCGTTTATGCTGCCGTATTACCAGCGCGAAGGAAAAAGCCAGCTGGTGATCGCCATCGGCTGCACGGGCGGGCAGCACCGTTCGGTGGCGCTCGCAGAATATATCGCCCGCCATTTTTCAGATGATTATAAAACGGTTGTCTCGCACCGGGACATGGAGAGGAGAAAGGACATACACCGATGA
- a CDS encoding NUDIX hydrolase: protein MVGVNELQRVTNCVLYKDGQVLLLQKPRRGWWVAPGGKMEPGETVREACIREYREETGIYLKNPELKGVFTIVMKNGNETVSEWMMFTFFADDFIGENVPSSEEGTLAWHQVETLSTLPMAPGDYHILDYALKGKGVMYGVFVYTEEFELLSYRLDPS from the coding sequence ATGGTTGGGGTGAACGAATTGCAACGGGTGACAAACTGCGTATTATATAAAGATGGCCAAGTGCTGCTTTTGCAAAAGCCGAGGCGCGGCTGGTGGGTCGCTCCGGGCGGGAAAATGGAGCCCGGCGAGACGGTGCGTGAAGCATGCATTCGTGAATACCGGGAAGAGACGGGCATTTATTTGAAAAATCCAGAGCTGAAAGGCGTCTTTACGATCGTGATGAAAAATGGGAATGAAACGGTGTCGGAGTGGATGATGTTTACGTTTTTCGCCGACGACTTCATTGGTGAAAACGTGCCGTCTTCCGAAGAAGGGACGCTTGCTTGGCATCAGGTGGAGACGCTTTCGACGCTGCCGATGGCCCCTGGAGACTATCATATTTTGGATTACGCCTTGAAAGGCAAAGGGGTCATGTACGGGGTGTTTGTCTATACAGAGGAATTCGAGCTGCTTTCATATCGGCTCGATCCGAGCTGA
- the trxB gene encoding thioredoxin-disulfide reductase, whose amino-acid sequence MADEKIYDVIIAGAGPAGLTAAVYTSRANLSTLMIERGVPGGQMVNTEEVENYPGFETILGPELAAKMFEHAKKFGAEYAYGDVKEIIDGEAYKTVIVGDKEYKARAVIIATGAEYKKLGVPGEAELGGRGVSYCAVCDGAFFKGKDLVVVGGGDSAVEEGVYLTRFANKVTIVHRRDKLRAQKILQDRAFANEKIDFIWNHTVKQINEKDGKVGSVTLVHTQTGEEREFPCDGVFIYIGMVPLSKPFANLGITNENGYIVTNEKMETKVPGIFAAGDVREKTLRQIVTATGDGSIAAQSAQHYVEELKEKLNKQGVS is encoded by the coding sequence GTGGCAGACGAAAAAATTTACGATGTCATTATTGCCGGAGCCGGGCCGGCTGGGCTGACGGCGGCTGTCTATACATCGCGCGCCAATTTGTCGACGCTGATGATCGAGCGCGGCGTTCCGGGCGGGCAGATGGTCAACACTGAGGAAGTCGAGAACTATCCCGGCTTTGAAACGATTTTAGGCCCGGAATTGGCGGCGAAAATGTTTGAGCATGCGAAAAAATTCGGCGCGGAGTACGCATACGGCGATGTGAAAGAAATCATCGACGGCGAGGCGTACAAAACGGTCATCGTCGGCGATAAAGAGTACAAGGCCCGCGCGGTCATCATCGCCACCGGAGCGGAATATAAAAAACTCGGTGTACCGGGTGAAGCGGAGCTCGGCGGCCGCGGCGTTTCGTACTGTGCGGTGTGCGACGGGGCGTTTTTCAAAGGAAAAGATTTGGTCGTCGTGGGTGGGGGCGACTCGGCGGTCGAAGAGGGCGTTTATTTGACGCGGTTTGCCAATAAAGTGACGATCGTTCACCGCCGCGACAAGCTGCGGGCGCAAAAAATTTTGCAAGACCGGGCGTTCGCCAATGAAAAAATTGATTTCATCTGGAACCATACGGTGAAACAAATCAACGAAAAGGACGGAAAAGTCGGCAGCGTGACGCTTGTGCATACGCAAACAGGCGAGGAACGCGAATTTCCGTGCGACGGCGTTTTCATTTACATCGGGATGGTGCCGCTCTCGAAGCCGTTTGCCAATCTTGGCATCACGAATGAAAACGGCTATATCGTCACGAACGAAAAGATGGAGACGAAAGTGCCGGGCATTTTCGCCGCCGGTGATGTGCGGGAAAAAACGCTCCGGCAGATCGTGACGGCTACCGGCGACGGCAGCATCGCCGCGCAAAGCGCCCAGCATTACGTTGAGGAACTGAAAGAAAAGCTCAATAAGCAAGGGGTCAGCTGA
- a CDS encoding tetratricopeptide repeat protein, giving the protein MGKQLKRSSRKATIVPFIQSGDYFFKKGMKAYDRGDLEKARKYFERAVRLDERDASFALQLALVLSELGEYQFSNQWLFKIIHDLDETMYDCLYFLANNFACLGLFREARQYAERYLAHEPAGEFADDAADLLELLRLDGSEWTEEEEQLMVLEDRARRLLEEERFAEAIEALEALVVRYPDVWSAHNNLALAYFYSGDVDKAKQKVREVLKRDPGNLHALCNALVFAYYLREEEQAAALCETLAGLYPFFREHQYKLGATFALVGRFDLAFRWLHRLYKQGFGGDGPFYYWLACAAYYTGHEPLARQMWEVLATLHPEKRGEEPWAVSAPVDEALIRLMAWLEGDELADRLYGLYLFSRSPQAKEPSMSLAVCRLLPSDPRLRPFIDCFLFGLTDGPSAWVANIGRMVDALSAHNEEKEALCRFAFAMAVHPSADREPFANGAAWAAAIEYMWRRQQGERVTQREMAAKYGVSASTVQKYVQKARRLYT; this is encoded by the coding sequence ATGGGAAAACAACTGAAGCGATCATCACGAAAAGCGACGATTGTACCGTTCATCCAAAGCGGAGATTACTTTTTTAAAAAAGGAATGAAAGCATACGACCGAGGCGATTTGGAAAAGGCGAGGAAATATTTTGAGCGCGCCGTCCGTTTGGATGAGCGCGACGCCTCATTCGCCTTGCAGCTTGCCCTTGTGCTGTCGGAGCTTGGTGAATATCAATTTTCCAATCAATGGCTGTTCAAAATTATCCATGATTTGGACGAAACGATGTACGACTGTTTGTATTTTTTGGCGAACAATTTCGCCTGCCTCGGCTTGTTTCGTGAAGCAAGGCAATACGCGGAACGTTATTTGGCGCATGAGCCGGCCGGAGAGTTTGCCGACGATGCTGCTGACTTGCTTGAGCTGCTTCGGCTCGATGGCTCGGAATGGACGGAAGAAGAGGAGCAGCTGATGGTGCTGGAGGATCGGGCCCGCCGTTTGCTTGAGGAGGAGCGGTTTGCGGAAGCGATTGAAGCGCTTGAAGCGCTCGTCGTGCGCTATCCGGACGTTTGGTCGGCGCATAACAATTTGGCGCTTGCTTATTTTTACAGCGGCGATGTCGACAAAGCGAAACAGAAAGTGCGTGAAGTGCTCAAACGCGATCCCGGCAATTTGCATGCGCTTTGCAACGCGCTTGTCTTCGCCTATTACTTGCGTGAGGAAGAACAGGCGGCCGCGCTTTGCGAGACGCTGGCCGGTTTGTATCCGTTTTTTCGCGAGCATCAATACAAGCTCGGGGCGACATTCGCGCTTGTTGGGCGGTTCGATTTGGCGTTCCGTTGGCTGCACCGTTTGTATAAACAAGGCTTTGGCGGTGATGGGCCATTTTATTATTGGCTCGCTTGCGCTGCCTACTATACTGGCCATGAGCCGCTCGCTCGGCAAATGTGGGAGGTGCTTGCCACCCTCCATCCCGAAAAACGGGGTGAGGAGCCGTGGGCCGTTTCAGCGCCGGTGGATGAGGCGCTTATCCGCTTGATGGCTTGGCTGGAGGGCGACGAGCTGGCCGACCGTCTGTACGGATTGTACTTGTTCAGCCGCTCGCCGCAGGCGAAAGAGCCATCGATGTCGCTTGCGGTATGCCGCCTCTTGCCGTCCGATCCCCGTCTGCGCCCGTTTATCGACTGCTTTTTGTTCGGCTTAACCGACGGCCCGTCCGCTTGGGTGGCGAACATCGGCCGCATGGTCGATGCGCTTTCGGCGCATAATGAGGAAAAGGAAGCGCTCTGCCGCTTCGCCTTCGCGATGGCCGTCCATCCGTCGGCTGATCGCGAGCCATTTGCGAACGGAGCCGCGTGGGCGGCGGCGATCGAATACATGTGGCGCCGACAGCAAGGAGAGCGTGTGACGCAAAGAGAGATGGCGGCCAAATACGGCGTGTCGGCGTCGACGGTGCAAAAATACGTGCAAAAAGCGCGCCGGCTCTATACATGA
- the hisIE gene encoding bifunctional phosphoribosyl-AMP cyclohydrolase/phosphoribosyl-ATP diphosphatase HisIE, translating into MTADIRFDEKGLVPAIVQDAQSKEVLTLAYMNKESLKKTLETGETWFYSRSRQELWHKGATSGNVQRVVDIRYDCDADALLVLVEPAGPACHTGSYSCFSRSLDGAARTPAADRFAILNELEQIIAQRDAERPEGSYTTYLFEKGVDKILKKVGEEAAEVIIAAKNRSHDELKWEAADLLYHLLVLLREQKLPLDAVLATLAERHAQKVEAGDKK; encoded by the coding sequence ATGACGGCGGACATTCGCTTTGATGAAAAAGGGCTTGTACCTGCCATCGTCCAAGATGCGCAAAGCAAGGAAGTGCTCACGCTTGCCTATATGAACAAAGAGTCGCTTAAAAAAACGCTGGAGACCGGAGAAACATGGTTTTACAGCCGCTCGCGCCAAGAACTATGGCATAAAGGGGCGACATCTGGAAACGTGCAGCGCGTTGTCGACATCCGCTACGACTGCGACGCCGACGCCCTGCTCGTTCTCGTCGAGCCGGCCGGCCCGGCTTGCCATACCGGGTCGTATTCCTGTTTTTCCCGCTCGCTGGACGGCGCGGCGCGCACGCCGGCGGCCGACCGGTTTGCCATTTTGAACGAGTTGGAACAGATCATCGCCCAGCGCGACGCCGAACGGCCGGAAGGGTCGTACACGACGTACTTGTTTGAAAAAGGCGTCGATAAAATTTTGAAGAAAGTCGGCGAAGAAGCGGCGGAAGTCATCATCGCGGCGAAAAACCGGAGCCATGACGAATTGAAATGGGAAGCGGCCGACTTGTTGTACCATTTGCTTGTACTGTTGCGCGAACAAAAGCTGCCGCTTGACGCGGTGCTTGCGACGCTTGCCGAGCGGCACGCGCAAAAGGTGGAAGCGGGCGACAAAAAATAA
- the hisF gene encoding imidazole glycerol phosphate synthase subunit HisF, whose protein sequence is MITKRIIPCLDVKDGRVVKGVQFVQLRDAGDPVELAKAYDEQGADELVFLDISASHEGRKTMVDVVERVAAQLAIPFTVGGGIHSLEDMKRMLRAGADKVSLNTAAVLHPTLITEGADFFGSQCIVVAIDAKYDETLGSWRVYTHGGRNATNWEVVAWAQEAVRLGAGEILLTSMDADGGKNGFDIELTRRVSEAVPVPVIASGGAGKAEHFLEAFEKGKADAALAASIFHYKETSVGQVKAYLKEKGVNVR, encoded by the coding sequence ATGATCACGAAGCGCATCATCCCGTGCCTCGATGTGAAAGACGGGCGCGTCGTCAAAGGAGTGCAATTTGTCCAGCTGCGCGATGCCGGCGATCCGGTGGAGCTCGCGAAGGCGTACGATGAGCAAGGGGCGGACGAGCTCGTGTTTTTGGACATTTCCGCTTCCCATGAAGGGCGGAAAACGATGGTCGATGTCGTCGAGCGCGTCGCCGCCCAGCTAGCGATTCCGTTTACGGTCGGCGGCGGCATCCACTCGCTTGAGGATATGAAGCGGATGCTTCGCGCCGGGGCCGACAAAGTGTCGCTCAACACCGCCGCGGTGCTCCATCCGACCTTGATCACCGAAGGGGCGGACTTTTTCGGCTCGCAATGCATCGTCGTCGCCATTGACGCGAAATACGATGAAACGCTTGGTTCATGGCGCGTCTATACGCACGGCGGCCGCAACGCCACGAACTGGGAAGTCGTCGCTTGGGCGCAGGAAGCGGTCCGTCTTGGCGCCGGGGAGATTTTGCTGACGAGCATGGACGCGGACGGCGGCAAAAACGGTTTTGATATTGAGTTGACGCGGCGGGTGAGCGAAGCGGTCCCGGTTCCGGTCATCGCCTCGGGCGGCGCCGGCAAGGCGGAGCATTTCCTCGAAGCGTTCGAAAAAGGGAAAGCAGACGCGGCGCTCGCGGCATCGATTTTCCATTACAAAGAAACGTCAGTCGGACAAGTGAAAGCGTACTTGAAAGAAAAAGGGGTGAACGTGCGATGA
- the hisA gene encoding 1-(5-phosphoribosyl)-5-[(5-phosphoribosylamino)methylideneamino]imidazole-4-carboxamide isomerase — protein sequence MAAFTIYPAIDMRGGKCVRLLQGDYNKETVYGDSPVAMAEQFAAQGAEWIHMVDLDGAKEGRRVNDRFVIEAARRLSVHVQVGGGIRTEEDIVHYLENGVARVILGSAAISDPPFVKKMLQKYGRRIVIGIDARDGFVATEGWLATSNVKAEELGRMLAEAGAETFIFTDIATDGTLSGPNIAAAVRLAEATGKEVIASGGVSSLDDLRALCQYAGQGIGGAIVGKALYTNQFTLAEALKAVNER from the coding sequence ATGGCGGCGTTTACGATTTATCCGGCGATCGATATGCGCGGCGGCAAGTGCGTCCGCCTGCTGCAAGGCGATTACAACAAAGAAACGGTGTACGGCGATTCGCCGGTCGCGATGGCCGAGCAATTCGCCGCTCAAGGGGCGGAGTGGATTCATATGGTCGATTTGGACGGAGCGAAAGAAGGGCGCCGCGTCAACGACCGGTTTGTCATTGAAGCGGCCCGTCGTCTTTCCGTCCATGTGCAAGTGGGCGGCGGCATCCGGACGGAAGAGGATATCGTGCATTATTTAGAAAATGGGGTCGCCCGCGTCATTTTAGGAAGTGCGGCCATTTCCGACCCGCCGTTTGTGAAAAAGATGCTCCAAAAATACGGCCGCCGCATCGTGATTGGCATTGACGCCCGCGACGGCTTCGTGGCGACGGAAGGGTGGCTTGCGACGTCGAACGTCAAGGCGGAAGAGCTCGGGCGGATGCTCGCTGAGGCGGGGGCGGAGACGTTTATTTTCACCGATATTGCGACCGATGGCACGCTGTCGGGCCCGAACATCGCCGCCGCGGTCCGGTTGGCCGAGGCGACGGGAAAAGAAGTGATCGCTTCTGGCGGCGTCAGCTCGCTTGACGATTTGCGCGCGCTCTGCCAATATGCTGGACAAGGCATCGGCGGCGCGATCGTCGGCAAGGCGCTTTATACGAATCAGTTTACGCTCGCGGAAGCGCTCAAGGCGGTGAACGAGCGATGA
- the hisH gene encoding imidazole glycerol phosphate synthase subunit HisH yields the protein MTMIGIIDYGMGNLYSVSKALERLGCPYVLSGDKEELEQARGLILPGVGSFRDAMHILNETGLAAFIRSAVENGTPLLGICLGMQLLFDESEENGPTKGLGLLRGRVVRFPGVTKTGEPYKVPHMGWNRLRFHRPSPLLRGVEEGHVYFVHSYYVIPGDEDVVLASSEYDVDVPAVVGRGCVFGTQFHPEKSGAVGMSILNNYVGIATGRGNG from the coding sequence ATGACGATGATCGGGATCATCGACTATGGCATGGGCAACTTATACAGCGTCAGCAAAGCGCTCGAGCGGCTCGGCTGTCCGTATGTCCTAAGCGGCGACAAAGAGGAGCTCGAGCAGGCGCGCGGGCTGATTTTGCCCGGTGTCGGCTCGTTTCGCGATGCGATGCACATTTTAAATGAGACAGGCCTAGCTGCTTTCATCCGTTCGGCGGTTGAAAACGGCACGCCGCTGCTCGGCATTTGTTTAGGGATGCAGCTGTTGTTTGACGAAAGCGAAGAAAACGGGCCGACAAAAGGGCTTGGCTTGCTTCGCGGCCGCGTCGTCCGCTTTCCGGGCGTCACGAAAACCGGCGAGCCATACAAAGTGCCGCACATGGGCTGGAACCGGCTCCGCTTTCATCGTCCGTCGCCGCTCCTTCGTGGCGTCGAGGAAGGGCATGTCTATTTTGTCCATTCGTATTATGTCATTCCAGGGGATGAGGACGTCGTGCTCGCGAGCAGTGAATATGACGTTGATGTTCCGGCGGTCGTCGGGCGCGGCTGTGTGTTTGGCACACAGTTTCATCCGGAAAAAAGCGGTGCGGTCGGCATGAGCATCTTGAACAATTATGTCGGCATCGCCACGGGAAGGGGGAACGGCTGA
- the hisB gene encoding imidazoleglycerol-phosphate dehydratase HisB has product MAREAMIARTTNETSIQLSLSLDGEGKAELETGVPFLTHMLDLFAKHGQFDLHIEAKGDTHIDDHHTTEDIGICLGQAIKEALGDKKGIKRYGNAFVPMDDALAQVVIDLSNRPHFEFRGEFPAAKVGAFDVELVHEFLWKLALEARMNLHVIVHYGRNTHHMVEAVFKALGRALDEATMIDPRVKGVPSTKGML; this is encoded by the coding sequence ATGGCAAGGGAAGCGATGATCGCAAGAACGACGAACGAGACGAGCATTCAGTTATCGCTTTCGTTGGATGGCGAAGGGAAGGCGGAACTGGAAACGGGCGTGCCGTTTTTAACCCATATGCTCGATTTGTTCGCCAAGCACGGCCAGTTCGATTTGCACATTGAGGCCAAAGGCGACACGCATATTGACGACCACCATACGACGGAAGACATCGGCATTTGCCTCGGGCAGGCGATCAAGGAAGCGCTCGGCGACAAAAAAGGAATCAAGCGGTACGGCAACGCGTTTGTGCCGATGGATGACGCCTTGGCGCAAGTTGTGATCGACTTGAGCAATCGCCCGCATTTTGAGTTTCGCGGCGAGTTTCCGGCAGCGAAAGTCGGTGCGTTTGATGTCGAACTCGTGCATGAGTTTTTATGGAAACTGGCGCTTGAAGCGCGGATGAACTTGCATGTCATCGTCCATTACGGGCGCAATACGCACCATATGGTCGAAGCGGTGTTTAAGGCGCTCGGGCGGGCGCTCGATGAAGCAACGATGATCGACCCGCGCGTCAAAGGCGTTCCGTCGACAAAAGGGATGCTGTAG